In Uranotaenia lowii strain MFRU-FL chromosome 2, ASM2978415v1, whole genome shotgun sequence, one genomic interval encodes:
- the LOC129745395 gene encoding E3 ubiquitin-protein ligase TRIM37-like isoform X2, which yields MAKRVTTSGSSLTPVSNEQLPETINDVFRCFICMEKLQDAHLCPHCSKLCCYLCISRWLTEQRRQCPHCRATLHVSELVNCRWFEEVAVHIENLQQICQNIKSSNLNQRDQDQCPTHKEKLSVFCWTCMKCICHQCALWGGTHSGHTFKQLELVYETHLAQVKEEQQQLKSRLLELISLVQDVEQNVETVRNAKDERVSEIRTAVNLMVGRLDSQLKGKLLTLMRQKNSLTQETEQLEHLLQEIEHQLNICSKSQLIMKSSELLKMINQVRTKPMASYVTAPVPSDFVSEIVPPYDTGVFIMQNFSKLQKKAEPVYSSPLYVNGLCWRLKVYPAGNGAVRKEYLSVFLELTVGYPETSKYEYRVQMIHQNSSKIIQREFVSDFEVGECWGYNRFFRLDLLADEGYLNIISDTLELRYQVRPSTFYQKCRDQQWYINNLLRTQALHLTEIKALNERIDRVERTQGQGKMNCATNNDSKSRAQVDATSNMNVRKGDSKSVIKIGAGNIKVSSPKEQCNRGIINDASDPLSMPKEENQTDINVLLTSLNIQSYADNNNKTTNIATPSQSSESESKSLTREGPSNTTSGCLKTSHIGTSYSSPNLQSNNSSSSIESDEDFTAEKNENANSRISAIHLPLEDTCSIDENDIDGEELLSGENDVEYAELSMTQRLPSKSHTTKNVVYNRDTRDFFNANKPAGLSQSAAASASLPDDNIALDEELMLLTLFDDSPVNPSALTENGPLMCTQTSRTSLRQPVLSASVFESLLEPPRLNATPLTVRDTDSAGANSNGKLYSYFQQTLDL from the exons ATGGCGAAACGAGTTACAACAAGCGGATCCAGCCTAACTCCCGTTAGCAACGAACAACTTCCAGAG ACCATCAACGATGTGTTCCGATGCTTCATCTGTATGGAGAAATTGCAAGATGCACATTTGTGTCCACATTGCTCCAAGCTGTGCTGCTATCTTTGCATATCTCGATGGCTAACTGAACAACGACGCCAGTGTCCACATTGCCGCGCTACACTACATGTATCAGAACTGGTGAACTGTCGCTGGTTTGAGGAAGTTGCAGTGCATATTGAAAATCTACAACAG ATTTGTCAAAATATAAAATCCTCGAATCTCAATCAACGAGACCAAGATCAGTGCCCTACTCACAAAGAAAAATTAAGCGTGTTTTGTTGGACTTGCATGAAATGTATTTGTCATCAGTGCGCACTATGGGGTGGGACTCATTCAGGGCACACTTTCAAACAGCTTG aacTTGTTTATGAGACGCACTTAGCTCAAGTAAAGGAAGAACAACAGCAGCTGAAAAGTCGCCTGTTAGAGCTGATAAGCTTAGTTCAAGATGTCGAGCAAAACGTTGAGACTGTTCGAAATGCAAAGGACGAACGTGTAAGCGAAATCAGAACAGCTGTTAACTTGATGGTGGGACGTTTAGATTCCCAGCTTAAAGGGAAACTGCTTACTCTAATGCGCCAGAAAAACTCATTAACCCAAGAGACTGAACAATTAGAACATCTCTTACAGGAAATAGAACATCAACTCAATATTTGCTCAAA GTCACAACTAATTATGAAATCATCTGagcttttaaaaatgataaaccaAGTCCGGACAAAACCGATGGCAAGTTATGTAACAGCACCTGTCCCATCTGATTTTGTAAG cGAAATTGTGCCACCGTATGATACTGGGGTATTCATCATGCAAAACTTTTCTAAGCTCCAGAAAAAAGCTGAACCAGTATATTCGAGTCCACTTTATGTAAATGGATTGTGCTGGAGGCTCAAAGTGTACCCAGCGGGAAACGGTGCTGTTCGTAAAGAATATCTAAGTGTGTTCCTGGAGTTAACCGTTGGATATCCTGAAACCAGCAA GTATGAATACCGCGTGCAAATGAtacatcaaaactcatccaaaATCATTCAAAGGGAGTTTGTGTCTGATTTTGAGGTAGGAGAGTGTTGGGGCTACAACCGCTTCTTTCGTCTAGATTTATTGGCCGACGAAGGATATTTGAACATTATCAGTGATACGCTAGAACTACGGTACCAAGTGAGACCGTCGACTTTTTATCAAAAGTGTCGTGATCAGCAATGGTACATAAACAATTTATTACGTACGCAAGCCCTTCATCTAACTGAAATTAAAGCACTGAATGAAAGAATAGACAGAGTGGAACGAACGCAAGGACAGGGAAAAATGAATTGTGCAACAAATAATGATAGCAAATCGAGAGCACAGGTAGATGCTACGTCAAATATGAATGTTCGTAAAGGAGACAGCAAGTCTGTGATTAAAATAGGAGCTGGTAATATAAAAGTATCTAGCCCTAAAGAACAATGTAACCGTGGAATTATTAACGATGCATCAGATCCGCTATCAATGCCTAAAGAAGAGAACCAAACTG ATATAAATGTACTCTTAACATCTTTAAATATCCAATCCTATGCTGATAATAACAACAAAACTACCAACATTGCCACACCATCGCAAAGTAgcgaatcagaatcaaaatcacTTACTAGAGAAGGCCCGAGCAATACAACATCCGGGTGTTTGAAAACGTCACACATTGGAACATCGTATTCATCGCCAAATCTCCAGTCCAATAATAGCTCTTCTAGTATAGAATCC GATGAGGATTTTACTgccgaaaaaaacgaaaatgctAACAGCAGAATAAGTGCCATACATTTGCCCCTAGAGGACACTTGCTCGATTGATGAAAACGACATTGATGGCGAAGAACTGTTGTCTGGTGAAAACGACGTTGAATATGCTGAACTCTCTATGACACAACGGTTGCCTTCTAAGTCTCACACTACTAAAAATGTAGTCTATAACAGAGACACCCGCGATTTCTTTAATGCCAACAAGCCAGCTGGATTAAGCCAGAGTGCTGCCGCCAGTGCATCACTTCCAGATGATAATATTGCATTGGATGAGGAATTGATGCTGTTAACGCTTTTTGACGATTCACCTGTAAATCCGTCTGCGTTGACTGAGAATGGCCCTTTAATGTGTACTCAAACAA GCCGCACTTCGCTTCGTCAACCGGTACTATCTGCAAGTGTATTCGAAAGTCTTTTAGAACCTCCAAGATTGAACGCTACACCACTCACGGTTCGCGATACAGATTCTGCAGGAGCCAATTCTAACGGTAAGTTGTACTCCTACTTTCAACAAACACTAGACTTATGA
- the LOC129745395 gene encoding E3 ubiquitin-protein ligase TRIM37-like isoform X1, with translation MAKRVTTSGSSLTPVSNEQLPETINDVFRCFICMEKLQDAHLCPHCSKLCCYLCISRWLTEQRRQCPHCRATLHVSELVNCRWFEEVAVHIENLQQICQNIKSSNLNQRDQDQCPTHKEKLSVFCWTCMKCICHQCALWGGTHSGHTFKQLELVYETHLAQVKEEQQQLKSRLLELISLVQDVEQNVETVRNAKDERVSEIRTAVNLMVGRLDSQLKGKLLTLMRQKNSLTQETEQLEHLLQEIEHQLNICSKSQLIMKSSELLKMINQVRTKPMASYVTAPVPSDFVSEIVPPYDTGVFIMQNFSKLQKKAEPVYSSPLYVNGLCWRLKVYPAGNGAVRKEYLSVFLELTVGYPETSKYEYRVQMIHQNSSKIIQREFVSDFEVGECWGYNRFFRLDLLADEGYLNIISDTLELRYQVRPSTFYQKCRDQQWYINNLLRTQALHLTEIKALNERIDRVERTQGQGKMNCATNNDSKSRAQVDATSNMNVRKGDSKSVIKIGAGNIKVSSPKEQCNRGIINDASDPLSMPKEENQTAFPDINVLLTSLNIQSYADNNNKTTNIATPSQSSESESKSLTREGPSNTTSGCLKTSHIGTSYSSPNLQSNNSSSSIESDEDFTAEKNENANSRISAIHLPLEDTCSIDENDIDGEELLSGENDVEYAELSMTQRLPSKSHTTKNVVYNRDTRDFFNANKPAGLSQSAAASASLPDDNIALDEELMLLTLFDDSPVNPSALTENGPLMCTQTSRTSLRQPVLSASVFESLLEPPRLNATPLTVRDTDSAGANSNGKLYSYFQQTLDL, from the exons ATGGCGAAACGAGTTACAACAAGCGGATCCAGCCTAACTCCCGTTAGCAACGAACAACTTCCAGAG ACCATCAACGATGTGTTCCGATGCTTCATCTGTATGGAGAAATTGCAAGATGCACATTTGTGTCCACATTGCTCCAAGCTGTGCTGCTATCTTTGCATATCTCGATGGCTAACTGAACAACGACGCCAGTGTCCACATTGCCGCGCTACACTACATGTATCAGAACTGGTGAACTGTCGCTGGTTTGAGGAAGTTGCAGTGCATATTGAAAATCTACAACAG ATTTGTCAAAATATAAAATCCTCGAATCTCAATCAACGAGACCAAGATCAGTGCCCTACTCACAAAGAAAAATTAAGCGTGTTTTGTTGGACTTGCATGAAATGTATTTGTCATCAGTGCGCACTATGGGGTGGGACTCATTCAGGGCACACTTTCAAACAGCTTG aacTTGTTTATGAGACGCACTTAGCTCAAGTAAAGGAAGAACAACAGCAGCTGAAAAGTCGCCTGTTAGAGCTGATAAGCTTAGTTCAAGATGTCGAGCAAAACGTTGAGACTGTTCGAAATGCAAAGGACGAACGTGTAAGCGAAATCAGAACAGCTGTTAACTTGATGGTGGGACGTTTAGATTCCCAGCTTAAAGGGAAACTGCTTACTCTAATGCGCCAGAAAAACTCATTAACCCAAGAGACTGAACAATTAGAACATCTCTTACAGGAAATAGAACATCAACTCAATATTTGCTCAAA GTCACAACTAATTATGAAATCATCTGagcttttaaaaatgataaaccaAGTCCGGACAAAACCGATGGCAAGTTATGTAACAGCACCTGTCCCATCTGATTTTGTAAG cGAAATTGTGCCACCGTATGATACTGGGGTATTCATCATGCAAAACTTTTCTAAGCTCCAGAAAAAAGCTGAACCAGTATATTCGAGTCCACTTTATGTAAATGGATTGTGCTGGAGGCTCAAAGTGTACCCAGCGGGAAACGGTGCTGTTCGTAAAGAATATCTAAGTGTGTTCCTGGAGTTAACCGTTGGATATCCTGAAACCAGCAA GTATGAATACCGCGTGCAAATGAtacatcaaaactcatccaaaATCATTCAAAGGGAGTTTGTGTCTGATTTTGAGGTAGGAGAGTGTTGGGGCTACAACCGCTTCTTTCGTCTAGATTTATTGGCCGACGAAGGATATTTGAACATTATCAGTGATACGCTAGAACTACGGTACCAAGTGAGACCGTCGACTTTTTATCAAAAGTGTCGTGATCAGCAATGGTACATAAACAATTTATTACGTACGCAAGCCCTTCATCTAACTGAAATTAAAGCACTGAATGAAAGAATAGACAGAGTGGAACGAACGCAAGGACAGGGAAAAATGAATTGTGCAACAAATAATGATAGCAAATCGAGAGCACAGGTAGATGCTACGTCAAATATGAATGTTCGTAAAGGAGACAGCAAGTCTGTGATTAAAATAGGAGCTGGTAATATAAAAGTATCTAGCCCTAAAGAACAATGTAACCGTGGAATTATTAACGATGCATCAGATCCGCTATCAATGCCTAAAGAAGAGAACCAAACTG CTTTTCCAGATATAAATGTACTCTTAACATCTTTAAATATCCAATCCTATGCTGATAATAACAACAAAACTACCAACATTGCCACACCATCGCAAAGTAgcgaatcagaatcaaaatcacTTACTAGAGAAGGCCCGAGCAATACAACATCCGGGTGTTTGAAAACGTCACACATTGGAACATCGTATTCATCGCCAAATCTCCAGTCCAATAATAGCTCTTCTAGTATAGAATCC GATGAGGATTTTACTgccgaaaaaaacgaaaatgctAACAGCAGAATAAGTGCCATACATTTGCCCCTAGAGGACACTTGCTCGATTGATGAAAACGACATTGATGGCGAAGAACTGTTGTCTGGTGAAAACGACGTTGAATATGCTGAACTCTCTATGACACAACGGTTGCCTTCTAAGTCTCACACTACTAAAAATGTAGTCTATAACAGAGACACCCGCGATTTCTTTAATGCCAACAAGCCAGCTGGATTAAGCCAGAGTGCTGCCGCCAGTGCATCACTTCCAGATGATAATATTGCATTGGATGAGGAATTGATGCTGTTAACGCTTTTTGACGATTCACCTGTAAATCCGTCTGCGTTGACTGAGAATGGCCCTTTAATGTGTACTCAAACAA GCCGCACTTCGCTTCGTCAACCGGTACTATCTGCAAGTGTATTCGAAAGTCTTTTAGAACCTCCAAGATTGAACGCTACACCACTCACGGTTCGCGATACAGATTCTGCAGGAGCCAATTCTAACGGTAAGTTGTACTCCTACTTTCAACAAACACTAGACTTATGA